A stretch of Paenibacillus peoriae DNA encodes these proteins:
- a CDS encoding ABC transporter substrate-binding protein, whose amino-acid sequence MKTVQWLVLCLAFLTMFSACSGPSFSESQSSETNLSNGKKITLTLWYWNRSIDDELLAQAEKHFPNIELKTQKIGGDFKAKLKTTLAARSGEPDIVALNDWMVELFPSADRFYDLRELGADRLKDQYLEWKWNQGITPDGKMIAFPMDTGPTALFYRSDLFKQAGLPSDPEKVSASIRTWDDYMAAGEQLQQKFGSRSFLADNIVNVYNQVLAQHTNLYFKPDGSYIGNQSPDIRLGWKTAVDFHKKHLLANADGWTPEWNASVNNGKIASFVGAVWMKQVLTEAAPDTAGKWRVARAPGGDGNLGGSFISILKSSKHPKEAFEVLTWLQNPEHQLEAYHKIGLFPSTPGVYNDPIMGTPEPFFGGQATGLIFAASARHVKSSYFGERYPVIHGIVTRRLANVAKQDANPDALWTETMERIERELQR is encoded by the coding sequence ACGCTTACATTATGGTATTGGAACCGTTCCATTGATGATGAACTACTCGCCCAAGCGGAAAAACACTTTCCCAACATTGAATTAAAAACTCAAAAAATAGGTGGTGACTTCAAAGCTAAACTGAAGACAACGCTCGCAGCTCGTTCTGGTGAACCAGACATCGTAGCTCTGAACGACTGGATGGTGGAGCTATTTCCAAGTGCGGATCGTTTTTATGATTTAAGGGAGCTCGGAGCAGACCGCCTAAAAGATCAATATTTGGAATGGAAATGGAATCAGGGGATCACTCCTGATGGTAAAATGATTGCATTTCCCATGGATACTGGGCCTACTGCCCTCTTCTATCGAAGCGATCTATTTAAGCAAGCAGGCTTGCCTAGTGATCCTGAAAAGGTTAGTGCCTCGATCCGCACATGGGATGATTACATGGCAGCCGGAGAACAACTTCAGCAGAAATTCGGAAGCCGTTCGTTTTTGGCTGATAATATTGTAAACGTTTACAATCAAGTGCTCGCTCAGCATACAAACCTCTACTTCAAGCCGGATGGCAGCTATATTGGCAATCAATCTCCTGACATCCGTCTGGGCTGGAAAACCGCTGTCGATTTCCACAAGAAGCATCTGCTCGCCAATGCGGATGGCTGGACTCCCGAATGGAACGCTTCGGTCAATAACGGCAAAATTGCCTCTTTTGTAGGGGCTGTTTGGATGAAGCAAGTTCTCACAGAGGCCGCGCCGGATACAGCTGGCAAATGGAGAGTCGCCCGTGCTCCTGGAGGAGACGGCAACCTGGGTGGTTCGTTCATTTCTATCCTCAAATCCAGCAAACATCCCAAAGAAGCCTTTGAAGTCCTGACCTGGCTGCAAAACCCGGAACACCAGTTGGAAGCCTACCACAAAATCGGTCTGTTCCCGTCCACTCCCGGCGTCTATAACGATCCTATCATGGGGACACCCGAGCCTTTCTTTGGGGGTCAGGCCACCGGACTCATCTTCGCCGCCTCCGCACGTCATGTGAAAAGCAGCTATTTCGGCGAGCGCTACCCTGTCATCCACGGCATTGTGACCCGTCGCCTTGCTAATGTTGCCAAGCAGGATGCTAATCCTGATGCATTATGGACGGAAACCATGGAACGAATCGAACGGGAATTACAGCGATAA
- a CDS encoding carbohydrate ABC transporter permease: MLREIWKHRAVYAAISPFYLLFGIFGLFPIGFSLYLAFHKWDGIGDMTYNGWGNFRYLVTDHEFWQAVGNTFVIWVYATIPMLFFALIIAFLLYAPFVKMRTLWRVGFFLPNVTSIVAVAIIFGALFANNFGFLNYLLQLLGLPMVQWLNVPWGIQIAISSMVVWRWMGYNAIIYLAGLQSIPHVLYEAAKIDGATGAQAFFRITIPMLRPVILFTVITSTIGGMQLFTEPQVLVGNDGGSGASGMTIVLYLYRESFINNYFGYGAAVGWGMFLIIALFSIINWKLVQGKK; the protein is encoded by the coding sequence ATGCTGAGAGAAATCTGGAAGCACCGTGCCGTTTATGCTGCGATCTCGCCGTTTTATCTGCTGTTTGGCATCTTTGGACTGTTTCCGATTGGTTTTTCATTATACCTGGCGTTTCACAAATGGGACGGAATCGGAGACATGACCTACAACGGCTGGGGCAACTTTCGCTACCTTGTAACAGATCATGAATTTTGGCAGGCTGTAGGCAACACCTTTGTGATCTGGGTGTATGCAACAATTCCAATGCTATTCTTCGCACTGATTATTGCCTTTCTGCTTTATGCCCCATTTGTGAAAATGCGCACCTTATGGCGAGTTGGATTCTTCCTGCCCAATGTGACGTCTATTGTGGCTGTCGCCATCATATTTGGTGCCTTATTTGCCAACAATTTCGGATTTCTCAACTACCTTCTGCAACTCTTGGGACTGCCCATGGTTCAATGGCTGAATGTGCCATGGGGTATCCAAATTGCCATTTCTTCTATGGTCGTATGGAGATGGATGGGCTATAACGCAATCATCTATCTGGCCGGACTTCAGAGTATTCCGCATGTGCTGTATGAGGCCGCCAAAATAGACGGAGCAACCGGAGCGCAAGCTTTTTTCCGCATCACTATCCCCATGCTGCGCCCAGTCATTCTGTTTACGGTCATTACGTCCACCATCGGCGGTATGCAACTCTTCACCGAGCCACAGGTCCTGGTCGGTAATGACGGCGGTTCCGGGGCAAGTGGCATGACCATCGTTTTATACCTGTACCGCGAGTCGTTCATTAACAACTATTTTGGATATGGTGCAGCCGTCGGATGGGGCATGTTCCTCATCATTGCTCTATTCTCCATCATCAACTGGAAACTCGTTCAAGGTAAAAAATAA
- a CDS encoding carbohydrate ABC transporter permease has product MMQTRAKSFVLYAGLLVGIILSMFPFYWLIVMATRTTSDIYRFPPQLWFGGHFLDNITRVLQQINFAGAFFNTLFVAGSVTLLVLFFDSLAGFAFAKFDFPGKKVLFIVLLATMMVPSQLSLVPSFVMMATFGWVGTFKALIIPGMVNAFGIFWIRQYAEESIPKELLDAGRMDGCSFFRLYLNVALPILRPAFAFLGAFTFIGAWNDYLWPLIVLTDERKFTLQIALSQLNGIYNTDYAMVIAGTLLAVLPLIILFLFISRQFISDLAAGAVKD; this is encoded by the coding sequence ATGATGCAGACACGTGCAAAATCCTTTGTTTTATATGCCGGATTGTTGGTGGGAATCATCCTGTCGATGTTTCCATTTTACTGGCTGATCGTCATGGCAACCCGTACAACTTCAGACATCTATCGTTTTCCACCGCAATTGTGGTTTGGCGGCCACTTCTTGGATAACATAACGAGAGTATTGCAGCAGATTAATTTTGCCGGAGCCTTTTTTAATACCCTTTTTGTAGCCGGTTCTGTTACCTTATTGGTTCTGTTTTTCGATTCGCTGGCAGGTTTCGCATTCGCCAAGTTTGATTTTCCGGGCAAAAAAGTGCTATTTATCGTTCTGCTAGCTACAATGATGGTCCCTTCACAACTTTCGCTTGTCCCCTCCTTTGTCATGATGGCCACCTTTGGATGGGTAGGTACGTTCAAAGCGCTTATTATCCCGGGGATGGTAAATGCCTTCGGCATTTTCTGGATTCGTCAATATGCGGAAGAATCCATTCCAAAGGAGCTGCTGGATGCGGGGCGGATGGACGGATGCAGCTTTTTTCGGCTGTACTTGAATGTAGCACTGCCTATTCTACGTCCTGCGTTCGCTTTTCTCGGCGCGTTTACCTTTATAGGAGCCTGGAATGATTATTTATGGCCGTTAATCGTCTTAACGGATGAGCGTAAATTCACACTCCAGATTGCACTGTCACAATTAAACGGGATATACAATACGGATTATGCGATGGTCATTGCGGGCACCCTGCTTGCTGTACTGCCACTTATAATTTTATTTCTTTTCATTAGCCGCCAGTTTATTTCCGATCTTGCCGCCGGAGCGGTCAAAGATTAG
- a CDS encoding iron-containing alcohol dehydrogenase yields the protein MNKFTYYNPTKLIFGDNQIEELQQELLNYGKNILLIYGGGSVKRNGLYDQVLNALEPLHLNIHELSGVEPNPRLSTVKKGIDICRNENIDFLLAVGGGSVIDCTKAIAAGAEYDGDVWDIINKKHMPTQALPFGTILTLAATGSEMNPDSVITNWETNEKYVWGSAVTHPKFSILDPQNTFSVPRDQTVYGMVDMMSHVFEQYFHNVKNTPLQDRMCFSVLQTVIETAPKLLEDLHNYEHRETILYAGTIALNGTLQMGYFGDWASHTIEHALSAVYDIPHAGGLAILFPNWMRHTVDQDAARMKRLMLSMFDLDTVDKTDREIALEGIDRLSAFWTSLGAPSTLADYNINDEQLEKIATIAAREMEYGGFGNYKKLKQEDILAILRASL from the coding sequence ATGAACAAATTCACATATTATAACCCCACCAAATTAATATTTGGAGACAATCAAATTGAAGAACTGCAGCAGGAGCTGCTGAATTACGGCAAAAATATTTTACTGATATACGGAGGCGGAAGTGTCAAGCGAAATGGTCTGTATGACCAGGTATTAAACGCGTTAGAGCCGCTACATCTTAACATTCATGAATTGTCCGGCGTAGAGCCGAATCCGCGCTTGTCCACCGTTAAGAAGGGCATCGACATTTGCCGAAATGAAAACATCGACTTCTTACTTGCAGTAGGCGGCGGAAGCGTTATTGATTGCACCAAAGCCATCGCAGCAGGGGCTGAATATGACGGCGATGTGTGGGATATTATCAATAAAAAGCACATGCCTACCCAGGCTCTGCCATTCGGTACCATCCTCACACTCGCCGCTACCGGTTCAGAAATGAATCCAGATTCTGTTATCACCAACTGGGAAACAAACGAAAAATACGTATGGGGCAGCGCGGTGACGCATCCGAAATTCTCGATTCTGGACCCACAAAACACCTTCTCTGTGCCACGTGATCAGACGGTATATGGCATGGTGGATATGATGAGCCATGTATTTGAACAGTATTTTCACAATGTTAAAAATACACCGTTGCAAGATCGTATGTGCTTTTCCGTGCTGCAAACCGTAATCGAAACTGCACCTAAGCTGTTGGAGGATTTGCACAACTACGAGCATCGCGAAACGATTTTATATGCCGGAACGATTGCTCTTAACGGAACACTGCAAATGGGCTACTTCGGGGACTGGGCTTCGCATACGATTGAACATGCATTATCTGCTGTATATGATATTCCTCATGCTGGCGGTCTGGCGATCCTATTCCCCAACTGGATGAGACATACGGTGGATCAGGATGCTGCACGCATGAAACGGCTGATGCTCAGCATGTTTGACTTAGACACCGTAGATAAAACAGATAGAGAAATCGCTTTGGAGGGTATTGACCGTCTTAGTGCATTCTGGACAAGTCTCGGTGCCCCTTCCACCCTGGCCGATTACAATATTAATGATGAGCAATTGGAAAAAATCGCAACCATTGCAGCCCGTGAAATGGAATATGGAGGCTTCGGTAATTATAAAAAGCTGAAACAGGAAGATATTTTAGCTATTTTGCGTGCATCGTTATAA
- a CDS encoding alanine/glycine:cation symporter family protein: protein MNLVHVLEAISSWIWGAPLIILVMGTGLWLTIRLKMLQVFRLPLAIKLIGKAPNEGSGDVSSFAALSTALAATVGTGSIVGVATAIKLGGPGALFWMVVAAFFGMATKYAEGVLAVKYRVKDRNGQFSGGPMYYIEKGLGRRFKPLAMLFAFSGMLVALFGIGTFPQVKAIVSSTENSFGVPPIVTALIIAILTGLVTIGGLKSIAKVSTKVVPFKTGLYVLICLIVLIRFADQLPAAIALVLHSAFSTTSATGGFAGATIMLAMRSGVARGIFANEAGLGSAPIAAAAAKTKWPAEQGLISMTGVFIDTMVICVMTGLTLLVSGVWSGPTDAGLMTQQAFSSAFPLGAELLTIILIMFAFTTMLGWNYYGERCVEYLLGVKWIKPYRYLFILLVGGGAFIKLDAIWLLADIFNAMMAFPNLIALLGLSGIVVAETRTYMDSLNSSKKKGILAGASVGAAIQVEEKGQTVNS from the coding sequence ATGAATTTGGTACATGTGTTAGAAGCGATTAGCAGTTGGATATGGGGGGCGCCTCTCATCATTCTTGTCATGGGAACGGGGTTGTGGCTGACCATACGTCTGAAAATGTTGCAGGTATTCCGCCTGCCCCTGGCGATCAAGCTGATCGGTAAGGCCCCGAATGAAGGCAGCGGGGATGTAAGTAGTTTTGCGGCTTTGAGTACGGCGCTAGCGGCTACAGTTGGCACAGGAAGTATTGTCGGCGTAGCGACAGCCATTAAGCTGGGCGGGCCGGGTGCCTTGTTCTGGATGGTCGTTGCAGCCTTTTTTGGGATGGCGACGAAATATGCGGAAGGTGTACTTGCGGTAAAATACCGGGTGAAGGATCGGAATGGACAATTTTCCGGCGGCCCGATGTATTATATTGAGAAAGGTCTGGGACGCCGTTTTAAACCGCTGGCGATGCTGTTTGCTTTTTCGGGCATGCTGGTAGCGTTGTTCGGGATTGGAACGTTTCCACAGGTCAAAGCGATTGTATCTTCGACGGAAAACAGTTTTGGTGTTCCGCCCATTGTAACGGCACTGATTATTGCTATCCTCACAGGACTGGTTACTATTGGAGGACTCAAAAGTATTGCCAAGGTATCGACGAAGGTCGTTCCTTTTAAAACAGGCTTGTACGTACTGATCTGTCTCATCGTACTGATTCGGTTTGCTGACCAGCTTCCTGCCGCAATTGCGCTGGTGCTCCATTCGGCATTTTCAACTACATCGGCAACGGGCGGATTTGCCGGAGCTACGATTATGCTGGCGATGCGAAGTGGGGTAGCCAGAGGTATTTTTGCCAATGAGGCCGGATTGGGAAGCGCACCGATTGCAGCCGCAGCTGCCAAAACCAAATGGCCTGCGGAACAAGGGCTGATTTCCATGACAGGCGTGTTTATTGATACGATGGTTATTTGTGTGATGACCGGGTTGACGCTACTGGTTAGCGGTGTGTGGAGCGGGCCTACCGATGCGGGCCTGATGACTCAGCAAGCATTTTCCAGCGCATTCCCGCTGGGGGCAGAACTGCTCACAATTATTCTGATTATGTTCGCGTTCACCACCATGCTCGGCTGGAACTATTACGGGGAACGCTGTGTTGAATACTTGCTTGGCGTCAAGTGGATTAAGCCATACCGTTATCTGTTCATTCTACTCGTTGGCGGGGGCGCGTTCATTAAACTGGATGCGATTTGGCTGCTGGCAGATATCTTTAACGCAATGATGGCTTTCCCGAACCTGATTGCACTGCTCGGCTTATCAGGCATTGTCGTTGCAGAAACCCGAACCTATATGGATTCTCTGAATTCTAGTAAGAAAAAGGGCATTCTTGCAGGTGCCAGTGTAGGGGCAGCTATTCAAGTAGAAGAAAAGGGACAAACAGTTAATTCATAA
- a CDS encoding glycoside hydrolase family 1 protein — translation MTKMLKGFPKNFLWGGATAANQLEGAFDVDGKGLSSADMIAYVPKAERKNDHAIEISSERLEDILAGKVNARFPKREGVDFYHHYKEDIALFAEMGFKVFRMSIHWSRIFPNGYDHEPNEAGLQFYDNVFDELRKYNIEPLVTLSHYETPLGLTQKYNGWLGREVIQHYVNYAETVFTRYKDKVKYWLTFNEINVMTMSPFTGGGVVIDRVENKQQAIYQALHHQFVASALATKRGHEIIPGAQIGCMLARIESYPHTCNPADILKAQHENQMNLFFTDVHARGEYSNYMNRYFEENNIVIQTEPGDAEILKNNTVDFISFSYYMTLTVSAGPEGEKAAGNLIGGVKNPYLQSSDWGWQIDPIGLRVTLNTFYDRYQKPLFIVENGLGAYDKVEEDGSVHDTYRIDYLRQHIAQMKEAIADGVDLIGYTSWGPIDLVSMSTSEMSKRYGFIYVDLDDDGNGTLKRSKKDSFNWYKNVIATNGEEL, via the coding sequence ATGACGAAGATGCTAAAAGGATTTCCGAAAAACTTCTTGTGGGGCGGGGCAACTGCAGCCAACCAATTGGAAGGTGCTTTTGACGTAGATGGAAAAGGCTTGTCCAGCGCAGACATGATTGCTTATGTACCCAAAGCGGAACGTAAGAACGATCACGCTATAGAGATTTCGTCCGAGCGACTCGAAGACATTTTGGCAGGCAAAGTCAATGCCCGTTTCCCAAAACGTGAAGGTGTGGACTTTTACCACCACTACAAAGAAGATATTGCATTGTTCGCTGAAATGGGCTTTAAAGTATTTCGTATGTCCATCCACTGGTCGCGGATTTTCCCGAATGGCTATGATCACGAGCCGAATGAAGCAGGATTGCAATTCTACGACAATGTATTTGATGAGCTGCGCAAATATAATATTGAGCCCTTGGTAACATTGTCACATTATGAAACACCGCTAGGTCTGACTCAGAAGTATAATGGCTGGCTGGGTCGTGAAGTCATACAGCATTACGTCAATTATGCCGAAACGGTGTTTACACGCTATAAGGATAAAGTAAAATACTGGCTGACCTTTAATGAAATCAATGTAATGACCATGAGTCCGTTCACCGGTGGCGGTGTGGTTATTGACCGTGTAGAAAACAAACAACAAGCGATATATCAAGCATTGCATCATCAATTTGTAGCTAGTGCACTGGCAACCAAACGGGGACATGAGATCATCCCGGGTGCTCAGATCGGCTGTATGTTGGCACGTATAGAAAGCTATCCACATACGTGTAACCCAGCGGATATACTGAAAGCCCAGCATGAAAATCAGATGAACCTATTCTTTACGGATGTGCATGCCCGTGGGGAATATTCCAACTATATGAATCGTTATTTTGAAGAAAATAATATTGTGATCCAGACAGAACCCGGCGATGCCGAAATTTTGAAAAATAATACGGTTGATTTTATCTCATTTAGCTACTACATGACCTTGACCGTATCGGCAGGTCCAGAAGGCGAGAAAGCAGCAGGAAACCTGATTGGTGGCGTGAAAAATCCGTATCTGCAGTCCTCCGACTGGGGATGGCAGATCGATCCGATCGGCCTGCGTGTTACACTGAATACGTTTTATGATCGCTATCAAAAGCCGCTGTTCATCGTGGAAAATGGCTTGGGTGCATATGATAAGGTGGAGGAAGATGGCTCTGTGCATGACACATATCGCATTGATTACTTGCGTCAGCATATTGCCCAAATGAAGGAAGCGATTGCCGACGGTGTTGATCTGATTGGTTACACCAGCTGGGGCCCTATCGACCTTGTGAGCATGTCTACTTCCGAAATGTCCAAGCGCTACGGATTTATTTACGTTGATCTGGATGATGACGGTAACGGAACGCTCAAACGCTCCAAAAAAGACTCTTTTAATTGGTATAAAAATGTGATAGCAACCAACGGTGAAGAATTGTAA
- a CDS encoding LacI family DNA-binding transcriptional regulator, whose protein sequence is MSNLDQIAKLAGFSKATVSRVLNQSPHVSHETRAKILKIMQELDYVPNRNAISLSKGQTLQIGIITSTINEIVLAFLDSFVEIAGQYEFQTIIYTSGEDKKKELQAFEDLKRKRVDALVIISCVNDTDFLSTYCKYGPIVAWQRMEHTDIRSVAMDQYEGYMLALKHLIQKGYTRIANAFGRPSSINTHSRQRAYEQIMSEHNLPVLQHWNHSSIYNIRDGEQVVRDLLQHRGEFPEAILCANDYVAVGILCEARRQRLNVPGDLAIVGFDNTELSHTLGITTIQNPIMAQAQNAFFMLSPQLIGRQMELHSLEYSLIERTTT, encoded by the coding sequence ATGTCGAATCTTGATCAAATTGCAAAACTGGCGGGCTTTTCCAAGGCTACGGTATCCAGAGTATTAAATCAGTCCCCCCATGTCAGTCATGAAACAAGAGCTAAGATTTTGAAAATCATGCAGGAATTAGATTATGTTCCTAATCGGAATGCCATTTCCCTATCCAAGGGTCAGACGCTTCAGATTGGTATCATCACTTCAACGATTAATGAAATTGTTCTTGCTTTTCTGGACAGCTTTGTAGAAATCGCCGGACAATATGAATTCCAGACCATTATTTATACTTCGGGAGAAGACAAAAAGAAAGAGCTTCAAGCTTTTGAAGATTTAAAAAGAAAAAGAGTCGACGCGCTGGTCATCATTTCCTGCGTGAATGACACTGATTTTTTGAGTACCTATTGTAAATATGGCCCAATCGTGGCCTGGCAACGAATGGAGCATACCGATATTCGCTCCGTGGCAATGGATCAATATGAAGGTTACATGCTAGCACTAAAGCATTTGATACAAAAAGGCTATACTCGTATAGCCAATGCTTTTGGCCGTCCGAGCAGCATCAATACCCATAGCAGACAACGAGCCTATGAACAGATCATGAGTGAGCACAATCTGCCAGTGTTGCAACACTGGAATCACTCTTCAATTTATAATATCCGTGATGGCGAACAGGTCGTACGGGATTTGTTACAGCATCGGGGGGAATTCCCAGAGGCTATTTTATGTGCTAACGATTATGTAGCTGTGGGCATTCTCTGCGAAGCACGCAGACAACGGCTGAACGTACCGGGAGATCTGGCGATTGTTGGGTTTGATAACACGGAGCTGTCGCATACGTTGGGGATTACAACGATTCAAAATCCCATCATGGCTCAAGCACAAAATGCTTTTTTCATGCTTTCCCCCCAGCTGATTGGACGCCAAATGGAGCTTCATTCGCTAGAGTACAGCCTCATTGAACGTACGACCACATAA
- the licT gene encoding BglG family transcription antiterminator LicT: MIIEKVLNNNVLLTKNDKGKEVIVMGRGISFKKVAGDQVDDDKIDKIFMLNENEFTAKLTELLNDIPVSHLEVVNEIVTHATEVLDTELSDNIYLTLTDHIHFAIQRQEKGLALQNAMLYEIKRFYKKEFAVGLDALQKIENTLGVKLGEDEAGFIALHMVNARIDGNEMKSTLKMTEIVQHILNIITYHYGIVLDESSFSYSRFLTHLQYFAMRVIRKEVIHSGEEFLYNQVKQTYTEAFACAQKINEYLEKTYDQYLSKDEYVYLTIHIHRVTERNNI; encoded by the coding sequence ATGATTATTGAGAAGGTGCTCAATAACAACGTCCTATTGACTAAAAACGATAAAGGCAAAGAGGTCATCGTGATGGGAAGAGGTATTTCCTTCAAAAAGGTGGCTGGCGATCAAGTCGATGATGATAAAATAGATAAGATTTTCATGTTAAATGAAAACGAGTTCACGGCCAAACTAACCGAGCTGCTGAACGATATTCCTGTATCTCATCTGGAGGTCGTGAATGAAATCGTAACCCATGCAACAGAAGTGTTGGATACGGAGTTAAGCGATAATATTTATTTAACGTTGACCGACCATATTCATTTTGCCATACAACGGCAAGAAAAAGGACTGGCACTCCAAAACGCGATGCTGTATGAAATTAAACGCTTTTACAAAAAAGAATTTGCAGTTGGACTGGATGCTCTCCAAAAAATTGAAAATACGCTCGGAGTAAAATTGGGCGAAGATGAAGCGGGATTTATTGCATTGCATATGGTGAATGCACGGATTGACGGTAACGAAATGAAATCTACACTGAAAATGACTGAGATTGTCCAACATATATTGAACATTATTACGTACCATTACGGGATTGTGCTAGATGAGTCTTCTTTTAGCTATTCGAGATTTTTGACACATTTGCAATATTTTGCGATGCGAGTGATTCGTAAAGAAGTCATTCACAGTGGTGAAGAATTCTTGTACAACCAGGTGAAGCAGACGTATACCGAAGCTTTTGCTTGCGCCCAAAAGATCAATGAGTATCTGGAAAAAACATACGATCAATATTTAAGCAAGGATGAATACGTATATCTAACTATCCATATTCATCGGGTAACTGAGCGTAATAACATATAA
- a CDS encoding beta-glucoside-specific PTS transporter subunit IIABC, with protein sequence MSDKELSKKIVTLVGGEENVNSVFHCATRLRFKLKDRTKADKAALEATPGVITVVESSGQFQVVIGNNVGQVFEHMMAETNLQDADNPNAKKEESSKKTNVLGKAVDIISSIFSPLLGALAGAGLLKGIMALIASLHWIDTTSGTYLILNAASDSVFYFLPIFLAITSSRKFKTNAFVSVAVAGALVYPDVIAAVDHPAKLAFLGIPIILIKYSSSVIPIILAVWVQSYVERWFNSFVHQSVKNIIVPMLSLLVVVPLTFLAFGPVGNLISQGLANGFTWVYNLSPLIAGAVAGAFWQVFVIFGVHWGFVPIMLSNIQTLGYDTMLPMLTAAVLSQAGATLGVFLKSRNTQMKALAGSSTLAAVFGITEPTIYGVTLKLKKPFIYACISGGIGGAIIASGGATAKSFSLPSLLALPTYFGAGFLWVVIGLLVAFVLAVVLVMILGFDDPKEETAKTEAAPIKKEVTIEKEILVSPLQGKVLPLEQSSDVAFASGAMGKGILIDPTEGVLTSPVNGTITTVFPTGHAIGITSNDGAEILIHVGVNTVKLKGQFFDKRVKEGDVVKQGQLLLEFDIEQIKAAGYTTTTPIIVTNSAQYLDVLNTMETEVKREDYLLTVVV encoded by the coding sequence ATGAGTGATAAAGAACTATCTAAAAAAATAGTGACTCTCGTTGGCGGCGAAGAGAATGTCAATTCCGTATTCCATTGCGCTACACGCTTGAGATTTAAATTAAAAGATCGCACAAAAGCAGACAAAGCTGCACTGGAAGCAACACCTGGTGTCATTACAGTGGTGGAAAGCAGCGGCCAGTTCCAAGTGGTCATCGGCAACAATGTAGGTCAAGTATTTGAGCATATGATGGCAGAAACGAATTTGCAGGATGCAGACAATCCTAATGCCAAAAAGGAAGAATCTTCCAAAAAAACAAATGTTCTCGGCAAAGCGGTCGATATCATTTCCAGCATTTTCTCACCTCTCTTGGGTGCTCTTGCCGGAGCAGGTTTGCTCAAAGGGATTATGGCCTTAATTGCGTCGCTTCATTGGATTGATACTACAAGCGGTACGTATCTCATTTTGAACGCCGCTTCGGACAGCGTATTTTATTTCTTGCCTATATTCCTGGCTATTACTTCGTCCCGTAAATTTAAGACAAATGCCTTTGTATCGGTCGCAGTTGCTGGAGCACTCGTGTACCCGGATGTTATTGCAGCGGTGGATCATCCGGCAAAACTGGCTTTTCTCGGGATTCCAATCATTCTGATAAAATACAGTTCCAGCGTAATCCCAATTATTCTCGCGGTATGGGTACAGTCCTATGTGGAACGTTGGTTTAATTCCTTTGTTCATCAATCGGTTAAAAACATTATCGTCCCTATGCTATCACTGCTAGTTGTTGTTCCGTTGACGTTTTTGGCCTTTGGTCCAGTTGGTAACCTGATCAGTCAGGGCTTGGCGAACGGTTTTACATGGGTATACAATTTAAGCCCATTGATCGCCGGTGCTGTTGCTGGAGCGTTCTGGCAAGTGTTTGTTATTTTCGGTGTACATTGGGGCTTCGTTCCTATTATGCTGTCCAATATTCAAACATTGGGTTATGACACGATGCTTCCAATGCTTACAGCAGCCGTACTTTCTCAAGCCGGTGCAACACTGGGGGTATTCCTGAAATCACGAAATACTCAAATGAAGGCTTTGGCGGGTTCCTCTACACTGGCAGCTGTATTCGGGATTACAGAACCAACGATTTATGGTGTAACTTTGAAATTGAAAAAACCTTTCATTTATGCTTGCATATCCGGTGGTATTGGGGGCGCTATTATCGCTTCTGGCGGAGCGACTGCAAAATCCTTCTCCCTGCCTAGTTTACTGGCGCTGCCAACTTATTTTGGAGCTGGATTCTTGTGGGTAGTCATCGGTTTGCTCGTTGCCTTTGTACTCGCAGTTGTGTTGGTTATGATTTTGGGCTTTGATGATCCAAAAGAAGAAACTGCAAAAACAGAAGCTGCGCCTATAAAGAAAGAAGTGACAATCGAGAAAGAAATTCTCGTAAGCCCACTGCAAGGTAAAGTATTGCCTTTGGAACAATCTTCTGATGTTGCTTTTGCTTCAGGTGCTATGGGGAAAGGAATCCTTATTGATCCTACAGAGGGTGTGCTGACATCTCCTGTCAATGGAACGATTACGACCGTATTCCCAACCGGACATGCCATCGGTATTACTTCCAATGACGGAGCAGAAATTCTGATTCACGTTGGTGTGAATACAGTGAAGCTGAAAGGACAATTCTTTGACAAGCGCGTCAAAGAGGGTGATGTAGTGAAGCAAGGGCAATTGTTGCTCGAATTTGATATCGAACAAATTAAGGCGGCAGGCTATACAACGACTACGCCGATTATCGTAACAAATTCCGCTCAATACCTGGACGTATTGAACACAATGGAAACTGAAGTGAAGCGTGAGGATTACTTGTTGACTGTTGTGGTCTAA